The following proteins are co-located in the Synechococcus sp. UW179A genome:
- a CDS encoding phage holin family protein: protein MGLIGWLLQWPVRAVVLLLVAAMPLGVELAGFQAALTSAVTIGLLGTLLILPLKFVLAFPWAVTSLGGLIAPVSWLFDWLITVILFGLASALIDGFRLKDGLRSAVLGAVAYSVISAVFIRVLGLADVGVIRAAVGG from the coding sequence ATGGGCCTGATCGGCTGGTTGTTGCAATGGCCTGTGCGTGCTGTAGTACTCCTCCTTGTGGCGGCGATGCCTCTGGGTGTTGAACTGGCTGGGTTCCAGGCAGCTCTCACTTCAGCCGTCACGATTGGATTGCTTGGCACTCTCCTGATCCTGCCTTTGAAATTTGTGCTGGCGTTTCCCTGGGCGGTGACCAGTCTGGGTGGATTGATTGCCCCAGTTAGTTGGTTGTTCGATTGGTTGATCACTGTGATTCTCTTCGGCTTGGCTTCAGCCTTGATCGATGGTTTTCGCCTTAAGGACGGACTGCGCAGTGCCGTGCTTGGTGCCGTGGCTTACAGCGTGATCAGCGCAGTGTTCATCCGTGTTCTCGGCCTCGCTGATGTTGGGGTGATCCGGGCTGCCGTTGGAGGATGA
- a CDS encoding DUF2973 domain-containing protein, whose product MLTSFLPLVYTAACAFVFLSGFRILFRALRHQTKNSDRTGLRTTHPELLDENGFITNEKLLVVHFGGLDDHAFSPNS is encoded by the coding sequence ATGTTGACATCATTTTTGCCTCTTGTCTACACAGCTGCATGTGCGTTTGTCTTTTTGTCGGGATTTCGCATTTTGTTTCGTGCTTTAAGGCATCAAACCAAAAATAGTGACAGAACCGGTCTAAGAACTACGCACCCTGAATTGCTTGATGAAAACGGTTTCATCACTAACGAGAAGTTACTCGTTGTGCATTTTGGTGGGCTTGATGATCATGCATTTTCTCCTAATTCTTGA